The following are encoded in a window of Sminthopsis crassicaudata isolate SCR6 chromosome 3, ASM4859323v1, whole genome shotgun sequence genomic DNA:
- the SLC11A1 gene encoding natural resistance-associated macrophage protein 1 isoform X2, with the protein MASDHKNSRHSSRRIYGSINSPYPPGMYQEIPRSTYLNEKIPIPDAKIGRFSFRKLWAFTGPGFLMSIAFLDPGNIESDLQAGAAAGFKLLWVLFWATALGLLCQRLAARLGVVTGKDLAEICHLYYPKVPRILLWLVMEMAIIGSDMQEVIGTAIAFSLLSARRIPLWGGVLITIVDTLFFLFLDNYGLRKLEAFFGFLITIMALTFGFEYVVAKPDQGALLKGLFLPSCSGCGQSELLQAVGIVGAIIMPHNIYLHSALVKSRGIRRSQRQEVQEANMYFLIEASIALFISFLINLFVMAVFGQAFYQQTNQTVHDVCANGSLPFYTSFLKDDQPVTADIYQGGVILGCFFGPAVLYIWAVGILAAGQSSTMTGTYAGQFVMEGFLKLRWSRFARVLFTRSCAILPTILVAIFRDVQDLSGLNDLLNVLQSLLLPFAVLPILTFTSMPAVMREFTNGLICKIITFLLVGLVCSINAYFGITYLQGLPDPAYYGLVAALAALYWALFFYLTWTCCIAHGAAVLLHPSHRHFLYGLPQEEEGSPAS; encoded by the exons ATGGCCAGTG ATCACAAAAACTCTAGGCATTCAAGTCGAAGAATCTATGGCTCCATCAACTCTCCATACCCACCAGGAATGTACCAAGAAATTCCAAGGTCAACTTACTTAAATGAGAAGATCCCAATTCCTGACGCGAAAATA GGAAGATTCAGCTTCCGAAAGCTGTGGGCCTTCACAGGACCAGGATTCCTCATGAGCATAGCGTTCCTGGATCCTGGCAATATCGAATCCGACCTACAAGCTGGAGCCGCAGCCGGATTCAAA CTGCTGTGGGTTCTATTCTGGGCCACCGCTCTGGGCTTACTGTGTCAGCGCCTGGCTGCCCGGCTTGGGGTGGTGACCGGCAAGGACCTGGCAGAGATCTGCCATCTCTATTACCCCAAG GTGCCCCGGATCCTGCTCTGGCTGGTCATGGAAATGGCAATCATTGGTTCGGACATGCAGGAGGTCATTGGCACAGCCATCGCCTTCAGCCTGCTCTCTGCTAGGAG GATTCCCCTCTGGGGTGGTGTGCTCATCACCATCGTTGATACcctgttcttcctcttcctggATAATTACG GTCTGAGGAAGTTGGAAGCCTTCTTTGGCTTCCTCATCACCATCATGGCTCTGACCTTTGGCTTCGAG TACGTGGTAGCGAAGCCAGACCAAGGGGCACTGCTCAAGGGACTCTTTCTGCCCTCCTGCTCAGGCTGCGGTCAGTCTGAGCTCCTGCAAGCAGTGGGCATTGTGGGAGCCATCATCATGCCCCACAACATTTACTTACACTCTGCTCTGGTCAAG TCCAGAGGGATTCGGCGTTCCCAAAGGCAGGAAGTCCAAGAAGCCAACATGTACTTCCTGATAGAGGCTTCCATCGCTCTGTTCATCTCCTTCCTCATCAATCTGTTTGTCATGGCCGTCTTCGGCCAGGCCTTCTACCAACAAACCAACCAGACTGTG CATGACGTGTGCGCCAACGGGAGTCTCCCTTTTTATACCTCATTTCTCAAGGACGACCAGCCAGTGACTGCAGACATTTACCAGGGG GGCGTGATTCTTGGCTGCTTCTTCGGTCCCGCTGTGCTCTACATCTGGGCTGTGGGCATCCTGGCAGCCGGCCAGAGCTCCACCATGACGGGCACCTATGCGGGGCAGTTTGTGATGGAG GGCTTCCTGAAGCTCCGCTGGTCCCGTTTTGCCCGAGTTCTTTTCACCCGTTCCTGTGCCATCCTCCCCACCATCCTGGTGGCCATCTTCAGGGATGTTCAAGACCTGTCTGGTTTGAATGACTTGCTGAATGTGCTACAGAGCCTGCTG cTCCCCTTCGCCGTGCTTCCCATCCTCACCTTCACCAGTATGCCCGCCGTCATGCGGGAGTTCACCAACGGCTT GATATGCAAAATCATCACGTTCCTCCTCGTGGGGCTGGTGTGCAGCATCAACGCCTACTTCGGGATCACTTATCTGCAGGGGCTTCCCGATCCCGCCTACTACGGGCTGGTGGCCGCGCTGGCCGCGCTCTACTGGGCTCTCTTCTTCTACCTG ACGTGGACCTGCTGTATCGCCCATGGGGCTGCTGTCCTACTGCATCCTTCTCACCGGCATTTTCTCTACGGACTCCCACAAGAGGAGGAGGGGAGTCCCGCCAGCTGA
- the SLC11A1 gene encoding natural resistance-associated macrophage protein 1 isoform X1 yields the protein MASDHKNSRHSSRRIYGSINSPYPPGMYQEIPRSTYLNEKIPIPDAKIGRFSFRKLWAFTGPGFLMSIAFLDPGNIESDLQAGAAAGFKLLWVLFWATALGLLCQRLAARLGVVTGKDLAEICHLYYPKVPRILLWLVMEMAIIGSDMQEVIGTAIAFSLLSARRIPLWGGVLITIVDTLFFLFLDNYGLRKLEAFFGFLITIMALTFGFEYVVAKPDQGALLKGLFLPSCSGCGQSELLQAVGIVGAIIMPHNIYLHSALVKSRGIRRSQRQEVQEANMYFLIEASIALFISFLINLFVMAVFGQAFYQQTNQTVHDVCANGSLPFYTSFLKDDQPVTADIYQGGVILGCFFGPAVLYIWAVGILAAGQSSTMTGTYAGQFVMEGFLKLRWSRFARVLFTRSCAILPTILVAIFRDVQDLSGLNDLLNVLQSLLDMQNHHVPPRGAGVQHQRLLRDHLSAGASRSRLLRAGGRAGRALLGSLLLPDVDLLYRPWGCCPTASFSPAFSLRTPTRGGGESRQLRPWGLGWGRRVPPAETLGPGVGEGGFRRLRPWDLGWGREGSASRDPGAWGLGRGSPAG from the exons ATGGCCAGTG ATCACAAAAACTCTAGGCATTCAAGTCGAAGAATCTATGGCTCCATCAACTCTCCATACCCACCAGGAATGTACCAAGAAATTCCAAGGTCAACTTACTTAAATGAGAAGATCCCAATTCCTGACGCGAAAATA GGAAGATTCAGCTTCCGAAAGCTGTGGGCCTTCACAGGACCAGGATTCCTCATGAGCATAGCGTTCCTGGATCCTGGCAATATCGAATCCGACCTACAAGCTGGAGCCGCAGCCGGATTCAAA CTGCTGTGGGTTCTATTCTGGGCCACCGCTCTGGGCTTACTGTGTCAGCGCCTGGCTGCCCGGCTTGGGGTGGTGACCGGCAAGGACCTGGCAGAGATCTGCCATCTCTATTACCCCAAG GTGCCCCGGATCCTGCTCTGGCTGGTCATGGAAATGGCAATCATTGGTTCGGACATGCAGGAGGTCATTGGCACAGCCATCGCCTTCAGCCTGCTCTCTGCTAGGAG GATTCCCCTCTGGGGTGGTGTGCTCATCACCATCGTTGATACcctgttcttcctcttcctggATAATTACG GTCTGAGGAAGTTGGAAGCCTTCTTTGGCTTCCTCATCACCATCATGGCTCTGACCTTTGGCTTCGAG TACGTGGTAGCGAAGCCAGACCAAGGGGCACTGCTCAAGGGACTCTTTCTGCCCTCCTGCTCAGGCTGCGGTCAGTCTGAGCTCCTGCAAGCAGTGGGCATTGTGGGAGCCATCATCATGCCCCACAACATTTACTTACACTCTGCTCTGGTCAAG TCCAGAGGGATTCGGCGTTCCCAAAGGCAGGAAGTCCAAGAAGCCAACATGTACTTCCTGATAGAGGCTTCCATCGCTCTGTTCATCTCCTTCCTCATCAATCTGTTTGTCATGGCCGTCTTCGGCCAGGCCTTCTACCAACAAACCAACCAGACTGTG CATGACGTGTGCGCCAACGGGAGTCTCCCTTTTTATACCTCATTTCTCAAGGACGACCAGCCAGTGACTGCAGACATTTACCAGGGG GGCGTGATTCTTGGCTGCTTCTTCGGTCCCGCTGTGCTCTACATCTGGGCTGTGGGCATCCTGGCAGCCGGCCAGAGCTCCACCATGACGGGCACCTATGCGGGGCAGTTTGTGATGGAG GGCTTCCTGAAGCTCCGCTGGTCCCGTTTTGCCCGAGTTCTTTTCACCCGTTCCTGTGCCATCCTCCCCACCATCCTGGTGGCCATCTTCAGGGATGTTCAAGACCTGTCTGGTTTGAATGACTTGCTGAATGTGCTACAGAGCCTGCTG GATATGCAAAATCATCACGTTCCTCCTCGTGGGGCTGGTGTGCAGCATCAACGCCTACTTCGGGATCACTTATCTGCAGGGGCTTCCCGATCCCGCCTACTACGGGCTGGTGGCCGCGCTGGCCGCGCTCTACTGGGCTCTCTTCTTCTACCTG ACGTGGACCTGCTGTATCGCCCATGGGGCTGCTGTCCTACTGCATCCTTCTCACCGGCATTTTCTCTACGGACTCCCACAAGAGGAGGAGGGGAGTCCCGCCAGCTGAGACCCTGGggcctggggtgggggaggagggttcCGCCGGCTGAGACCCTGGggcctggggtgggggagggagggttcCGCCGGCTGAGACCCTGGGacctggggtgggggagggagggttcCGCCAGCCGAGACCCTGGGGCCTGGGGCCTGGGGAGGGGGAGTCCCGCCGGCTGA